One genomic region from Dethiosulfovibrio russensis encodes:
- the gpmA gene encoding 2,3-diphosphoglycerate-dependent phosphoglycerate mutase, with protein MHKLVLLRHGESVWNKENRFTGWTDVPLSEDGVKEAHRAGRLLTGEGYSFDSAYTSTLKRAIKTLWIVMEEMDLMWLPVYRSWRLNERHYGALQGYNKAEMAAERGEAQVKLWRRSYDVPPPPLQDDDPRYPGKDPKYSGLSKDDIPRSECLKDTVDRFLPYWNEVIAPAIRSGEKVLVVAHGNSLRALVKYLDRIPDDEIPGVNIPTGIPLVYELDEELKPQNHYYLGDADSVLKAQQAVANQGKAK; from the coding sequence GTGCATAAGTTGGTTTTGCTTCGTCACGGCGAGAGCGTATGGAACAAGGAAAATCGCTTTACCGGTTGGACCGACGTCCCTCTGTCGGAGGATGGCGTGAAGGAAGCTCATCGGGCTGGAAGGCTTTTGACTGGAGAGGGCTATTCCTTCGATTCGGCCTATACATCGACGTTGAAAAGGGCCATAAAGACCCTGTGGATAGTGATGGAAGAGATGGATTTGATGTGGCTTCCCGTCTACAGGTCGTGGAGATTAAACGAGAGGCACTACGGAGCGCTTCAGGGATATAACAAGGCGGAGATGGCGGCGGAGAGAGGTGAGGCCCAGGTTAAGCTGTGGCGAAGGAGCTACGATGTTCCACCTCCTCCTCTTCAGGATGACGATCCCAGATACCCCGGTAAAGACCCAAAATACTCTGGTCTGTCCAAGGACGATATCCCTCGTTCCGAGTGTCTTAAGGATACGGTCGATCGCTTTCTTCCCTACTGGAACGAGGTGATCGCTCCGGCTATAAGATCGGGAGAGAAGGTCCTCGTAGTCGCACATGGCAACAGTCTTAGGGCCCTTGTCAAATATCTGGATCGTATTCCCGACGATGAGATCCCGGGGGTGAACATTCCGACGGGGATACCTCTGGTTTACGAGTTGGACGAGGAACTTAAACCTCAGAACCATTATTATCTGGGGGATGCTGACTCTGTCCTCAAAGCTCAACAGGCCGTGGCGAATCAGGGGAAAGCGAAATAG
- a CDS encoding asparagine synthase-related protein, translating to MRRGDESLLREFFPPEVADRLLKLSSVLVSFSGGVDSSAILALLAGIMPERTVHSVLFDSFLHPERERRRAVSMCRDLGVDLRITPGPELSDDRVMGNLEGRCAFCKELRIREILRLKKEMGINAIVDGTNHDDLQDPTRLGNSVLNRYPVFSPLAEAGLSKRRVRELAKALDIPWWNETATACMATRFPLGTALRADEAKRAFDAEECLKELGLEVRVRVWNDSICLELSPYRDETMVAFREPIVKGLKSLGFRRIMIDLEGYSTGRTWP from the coding sequence ATGAGACGAGGAGACGAGTCCTTACTTAGGGAGTTCTTCCCCCCCGAGGTAGCCGACAGGCTTTTAAAGCTGTCCTCCGTTTTGGTCTCCTTCTCTGGAGGGGTGGACAGCTCGGCCATACTGGCTTTGCTGGCCGGCATCATGCCTGAAAGAACGGTTCACTCCGTTCTTTTCGATTCCTTTTTACATCCTGAGAGGGAGAGAAGGAGAGCCGTTTCCATGTGTCGAGATCTTGGGGTCGATCTTAGAATAACCCCGGGACCCGAGTTGTCGGACGACCGTGTTATGGGAAACCTCGAGGGACGTTGTGCTTTCTGCAAGGAACTTCGGATACGCGAGATCCTCCGATTGAAGAAGGAGATGGGAATAAACGCAATAGTAGACGGTACGAATCACGATGATCTTCAGGATCCTACTAGGTTGGGAAACTCCGTCCTGAATAGATATCCCGTCTTCAGCCCTCTTGCCGAGGCGGGGCTTTCAAAGCGGAGAGTCAGGGAGTTGGCGAAGGCTCTGGATATTCCATGGTGGAACGAAACCGCCACTGCCTGTATGGCGACTAGGTTCCCTCTTGGCACTGCCTTAAGAGCTGATGAAGCCAAACGGGCGTTCGATGCGGAGGAGTGTTTAAAAGAGCTGGGGCTTGAGGTCAGGGTGAGGGTTTGGAATGACTCCATATGTCTGGAGTTGTCTCCATATAGAGACGAGACGATGGTAGCCTTCAGGGAGCCGATAGTCAAAGGTCTCAAGAGTCTAGGATTCCGCAGGATAATGATCGATCTCGAGGGCTACAGTACCGGTCGTACATGGCCTTAG
- a CDS encoding ParA family protein: MKIIGFCNLKGGVGKTTLCQNLAAAVSSIGYRVAAIDLDPQSNLSAGWGIEVQEGAPYVYDYLIGEASISDLAVRREGVDVVPSSLDLAVAELQLEREPGRDTLLKSALDSDEVREYDYIFCDSPPQLGLFTRNVLAAADEIMVPLESEFYSLAGVRLLDSTVKLFQKRLNRNLSVGGVVLTRHNPKVIMNREVHREVSSYFGGSLYRRYIRQNISVVEASGAGMSVLSYDAGCNGARDYRLLAKEFMERQGNNGQETT, translated from the coding sequence GTGAAGATTATTGGTTTTTGTAATCTCAAGGGTGGTGTCGGTAAGACGACTTTGTGTCAGAACCTGGCTGCAGCAGTGTCCTCCATAGGCTATAGAGTTGCGGCTATAGATCTGGATCCTCAAAGTAATCTATCAGCGGGGTGGGGTATTGAGGTTCAGGAGGGAGCTCCTTACGTATACGATTATCTTATAGGTGAGGCGTCTATCTCTGATCTGGCGGTTCGAAGAGAGGGGGTCGACGTAGTTCCCAGTAGCCTGGACCTTGCCGTTGCCGAGTTGCAGCTGGAGCGGGAGCCCGGCAGGGATACTCTTTTGAAGTCCGCTTTGGACAGCGACGAGGTGCGTGAATACGACTATATATTCTGCGATAGCCCGCCGCAGCTAGGTTTATTTACCAGGAACGTTTTGGCTGCTGCGGACGAGATCATGGTCCCCCTGGAGAGCGAGTTCTATAGCCTGGCGGGAGTCCGCCTGCTCGATTCCACGGTTAAGTTATTTCAAAAGAGGCTCAACCGGAATCTTTCCGTCGGTGGTGTGGTTCTGACTAGACATAATCCCAAGGTGATAATGAACAGAGAGGTTCATAGAGAAGTCTCCTCTTACTTTGGGGGGTCGCTCTACCGTAGATATATAAGGCAGAATATCAGCGTGGTAGAGGCAAGCGGAGCGGGTATGTCAGTCCTGAGCTATGATGCTGGTTGTAACGGTGCCAGGGATTACCGTCTTCTGGCGAAAGAGTTCATGGAGAGGCAGGGGAACAATGGGCAGGAAACGACCTAG
- the larB gene encoding nickel pincer cofactor biosynthesis protein LarB produces the protein MTERELLEALRAVKSGDMTPESFVEQVKLEPFQDLGEVKLDHHRALRRGVPEIIYCPGKSDEQLRAIATALDGRKGTFIFSRISAFQVDLIRSLFPEVVHHERARIAAIVDGDEKRGLYSGVTVVAAGSSDVPVAEEAAVTAEYLGCEVRRIFDVGVAGIHRLLSYADVLMSSKVIVAVAGMEGALPGVVAGLVGCPVIAVPTSIGYGANFGGLSALLTMINTCATGVTVVNIDNGLGAGYTAGTIARQSR, from the coding sequence ATGACTGAGCGAGAGCTTTTAGAGGCCCTCAGGGCTGTGAAATCCGGCGATATGACCCCGGAGAGTTTTGTGGAACAGGTAAAGTTGGAGCCTTTTCAGGATCTGGGCGAGGTCAAGCTGGACCATCACAGGGCTCTAAGGAGAGGGGTTCCGGAGATAATATACTGTCCCGGTAAGAGCGATGAGCAGCTGAGGGCCATAGCGACGGCTTTAGACGGTAGAAAGGGAACTTTTATCTTTTCCAGGATAAGCGCTTTTCAAGTTGATCTCATAAGATCACTTTTTCCTGAAGTAGTCCATCACGAGAGGGCCAGGATCGCAGCGATAGTCGATGGAGATGAAAAGAGGGGGCTTTACTCGGGCGTCACAGTGGTGGCTGCCGGTAGCAGCGATGTTCCGGTAGCGGAGGAGGCTGCGGTTACCGCCGAATACCTTGGCTGTGAGGTGCGTCGTATTTTCGATGTCGGAGTTGCGGGGATACATCGTCTGCTGTCCTACGCGGATGTTCTGATGTCGTCCAAGGTTATAGTCGCGGTAGCTGGGATGGAAGGGGCTCTCCCCGGAGTGGTCGCCGGGTTGGTCGGATGTCCGGTAATAGCGGTTCCTACAAGTATCGGATATGGGGCCAACTTCGGGGGGCTTTCCGCTCTCCTGACCATGATAAACACCTGTGCCACAGGTGTTACGGTCGTGAATATAGATAACGGTCTGGGGGCGGGGTACACCGCAGGCACTATCGCCAGGCAGTCCAGATGA
- the rpsD gene encoding 30S ribosomal protein S4 has product MSKNTNRKTAPKGKMVRRFGVNVFGNTKYDRLLAKKSGANKKNRRPAKQSIYGQQLLEKQKIRFAYGVSEKQLRAAYAKAKNQGGVAGHNMLILLESRLDNVVYRLGLCSTRPQARQLVRHGHFTLNDRKVDIPSALVKPGDVIAVTEKSREMKVLRENAEVASAVSKPGWLSLNGMSGKVERLPERQEIPTIADEQIVVEYYSR; this is encoded by the coding sequence ATGTCAAAGAACACGAACAGAAAAACCGCCCCTAAGGGCAAGATGGTACGCCGTTTCGGCGTCAACGTTTTCGGTAACACCAAGTACGACAGGCTTTTGGCCAAGAAGAGCGGTGCGAACAAAAAGAACAGACGTCCTGCAAAGCAGTCGATCTACGGTCAGCAGTTGCTTGAGAAGCAGAAGATTCGTTTCGCATACGGCGTCAGCGAGAAGCAGCTCCGTGCGGCCTACGCCAAGGCCAAGAATCAGGGCGGTGTCGCTGGTCACAATATGTTGATACTTCTCGAGTCCCGTCTCGATAACGTGGTCTACCGTTTGGGACTTTGCTCTACTAGGCCCCAGGCCAGACAGCTTGTTCGTCACGGTCACTTCACCCTCAACGACAGGAAGGTCGACATTCCCAGTGCTTTGGTCAAGCCCGGCGACGTGATCGCTGTGACCGAGAAGAGCAGGGAGATGAAGGTGCTTCGGGAGAACGCCGAGGTGGCATCTGCCGTTTCCAAGCCAGGCTGGCTGTCTCTAAACGGGATGTCCGGTAAGGTGGAGCGTCTGCCCGAGCGTCAGGAGATACCTACCATCGCCGACGAGCAGATCGTCGTCGAGTACTACTCCAGGTAG